One segment of Deltaproteobacteria bacterium DNA contains the following:
- a CDS encoding ABC transporter substrate-binding protein, translating into MKIFHTTIAVFMLFALATSVAHAEKIRTAIPQANLNYLSIYVADARGFFKDEGLDNETVVISGPLSIAALLSGDVDYSGAGGSGMRAALKGAPLKGFYFQSEKVTFYLVADPSIKSTADLKSKRVAIGSAGDTQDRMITMFAERGGVSSRDIVRIAVGADTATRILTIKSGNAHATTVDPGGLVFAQKEGLVSLGFLGDLFPMPFQGFVTAEKKLRDNPAQVKRWLKGAIRGLMFVRDRPEEAVDLGIKKLQLGKATRAMVVEGVKNYVRALPQGVPGLPSAEGVKNFLEYDIKIPLGIKEDIPAERLLNLQLVEEVKKELEAAQRRISK; encoded by the coding sequence GCCCACGCCGAAAAAATCCGCACGGCGATCCCGCAGGCTAACTTAAACTATCTCTCGATCTACGTCGCCGACGCGCGCGGCTTCTTCAAAGACGAAGGGCTCGATAATGAAACCGTGGTCATCTCCGGCCCGCTGTCCATCGCCGCGTTGCTCAGCGGCGACGTTGACTACAGCGGCGCCGGCGGCAGCGGCATGCGCGCCGCGCTCAAAGGCGCACCGCTCAAGGGTTTCTATTTTCAATCGGAGAAGGTTACTTTTTACTTGGTCGCCGATCCGAGCATAAAATCCACCGCCGACTTGAAAAGCAAAAGAGTCGCCATCGGCAGCGCCGGCGATACGCAGGACCGGATGATCACCATGTTCGCCGAACGCGGCGGAGTGAGCAGCCGCGACATCGTCCGCATCGCCGTCGGCGCCGATACCGCGACGAGAATTCTCACGATCAAAAGCGGCAATGCCCATGCCACCACTGTCGATCCCGGTGGGTTGGTTTTCGCGCAGAAAGAAGGTCTCGTTTCGCTCGGCTTTCTCGGTGATCTATTTCCTATGCCGTTTCAAGGTTTTGTCACCGCGGAAAAAAAGCTGCGTGACAATCCGGCGCAGGTCAAACGCTGGCTCAAGGGCGCGATCCGCGGCTTGATGTTCGTCCGCGATCGACCTGAAGAAGCTGTCGACCTCGGCATCAAAAAACTTCAGTTGGGCAAAGCCACCCGCGCCATGGTCGTCGAAGGTGTGAAGAACTACGTCCGCGCCCTACCCCAAGGCGTGCCCGGACTACCGAGCGCCGAAGGGGTGAAAAATTTCCTCGAATACGACATCAAGATTCCCCTCGGCATCAAAGAGGATATTCCCGCCGAGCGTTTGTTGAACTTGCAACTCGTCGAAGAAGTCAAAAAAGAACTGGAAGCCGCGCAAAGGAGAATTAGCAAATGA